A single region of the Paramicrobacterium fandaimingii genome encodes:
- a CDS encoding amino acid ABC transporter permease, which yields MGNWDSVLTQPGLGMLWDGLLVTLQLAFYAIVLSTILGMLVALGRVTHGRRSAPLRWLLTAYVEFFRNVPLVVQLVFWGFAIFSVAIVRDFFAPLNAIYSNAFIAGVLGLTVYTSTYIAEVFRSGLQSIPKGQMEASRASGLGYWRSMVSVIIPQVLRNTVGALGNQWIGATKNTSIVLFLGVADLVFQAQEIEAATFRGVQAFTAVAVIFAVICLMEALLLNRLEKRLSKKTGKPKALPTMTQTMRTQA from the coding sequence ATGGGTAATTGGGACTCGGTACTAACCCAACCTGGACTAGGGATGCTCTGGGATGGCCTACTTGTCACGCTGCAGCTGGCGTTCTACGCAATCGTGCTCTCGACGATTCTGGGCATGCTCGTCGCACTCGGTCGAGTGACTCACGGCCGTAGATCAGCACCGCTTCGTTGGCTTCTTACCGCGTACGTAGAGTTCTTCCGAAATGTGCCGCTTGTGGTACAGCTCGTATTCTGGGGTTTTGCGATCTTTAGCGTCGCGATTGTTCGAGACTTCTTCGCGCCGTTGAACGCAATCTATTCCAATGCGTTCATCGCGGGGGTTCTTGGTCTGACGGTATATACGTCGACGTACATCGCTGAAGTGTTCCGGAGTGGATTGCAGTCGATTCCAAAAGGGCAGATGGAAGCTTCACGCGCGTCTGGCCTTGGCTACTGGAGATCGATGGTCAGCGTCATCATCCCTCAGGTATTGCGCAACACAGTCGGCGCGCTGGGAAACCAGTGGATTGGGGCGACAAAAAACACTTCAATCGTGCTCTTTCTTGGCGTCGCGGATCTCGTGTTCCAGGCGCAGGAAATTGAGGCAGCGACGTTCCGTGGCGTTCAAGCATTCACAGCGGTGGCAGTCATCTTTGCCGTCATTTGTTTGATGGAGGCACTACTGCTCAATCGTCTCGAGAAACGGCTCTCGAAGAAGACCGGAAAGCCGAAAGCTTTGCCCACAATGACTCAGACGATGAGGACGCAAGCATGA
- a CDS encoding cupin domain-containing protein, which produces MTDQTNLKTLKVNRKADLVEAPGQTPKAIRISGVSVENSEVENLWFGRVHTGPGEISAAHHHGEAETGGHVLKGRGFIRYGERYETIVYLEEGDFVYVPPFVPHIEGNASKTQELVWLTTRTPENIVVNLENEDIADITIDYRD; this is translated from the coding sequence ATGACAGATCAGACTAATCTCAAGACTCTCAAGGTGAACCGCAAGGCGGACCTTGTCGAAGCACCAGGCCAGACACCAAAGGCCATCCGCATTTCGGGGGTGAGCGTTGAGAACTCCGAGGTGGAGAACCTCTGGTTTGGTCGCGTTCACACGGGACCTGGGGAGATCTCAGCGGCCCATCACCACGGTGAAGCAGAAACTGGCGGACACGTGCTGAAGGGCCGAGGGTTCATCCGATACGGCGAACGCTACGAGACTATCGTCTACCTGGAGGAAGGTGACTTCGTGTACGTGCCGCCTTTCGTGCCACACATAGAGGGCAACGCGTCGAAGACACAGGAACTCGTCTGGCTCACTACGCGCACGCCGGAAAATATCGTCGTGAATCTCGAGAACGAGGACATTGCCGATATCACCATTGATTACCGGGACTGA
- a CDS encoding NIPSNAP family protein: MFIEQRTYILHTGVKLADFLDAYENIGLPVQRRIQRGFLGYFVSEIGTLNQMMHLWAYDSLDDRDRRRDEVAAEPEWQRCLEIIRPMIKSMENTIYKPTGFSPIRSLPVECDDFGTAFTWQR; this comes from the coding sequence ATGTTCATTGAGCAGCGCACGTACATACTCCACACCGGCGTTAAGCTCGCCGATTTCCTCGATGCCTACGAGAACATCGGTTTGCCCGTTCAGCGTCGCATCCAACGAGGTTTTTTGGGCTACTTCGTCAGTGAAATAGGAACACTCAACCAAATGATGCATCTGTGGGCGTATGACAGCCTCGACGACCGTGACCGGCGGCGCGACGAGGTGGCTGCCGAACCTGAATGGCAACGGTGCCTCGAAATTATTAGACCGATGATCAAATCGATGGAGAACACCATCTATAAGCCGACCGGCTTCTCACCAATTCGTAGTCTCCCTGTTGAGTGCGATGACTTTGGCACGGCGTTCACATGGCAGCGATGA
- a CDS encoding SDR family NAD(P)-dependent oxidoreductase, with protein MPLREPRSAIVTGGAGGIGTAIGRRLATSGYIVIVADADAAEAERAASALPLVVSGRHCGVGGDLTTGDANRAVVDAARAAAPIGAIVNAVGISPKDDGHKRAFFDISEGEWDAVLAVNLKAPFLLAQQAYPHLPEDGSASIVNVLSIVAWMGTGGSVDASFPPNIPSSAAYAASKGGLRILTASLARELAPKRVRVNGVAPGFVATPMMAAVPEHNVSELAAQVPLQRFATADEVADAVDFLVGDRASYITGESIAVNGGWHTL; from the coding sequence ATGCCTCTGAGGGAACCGCGAAGCGCGATCGTCACTGGTGGCGCCGGTGGCATTGGCACCGCGATTGGCCGTCGTCTTGCCACGTCCGGCTACATCGTGATCGTCGCCGACGCCGATGCGGCCGAAGCCGAACGCGCTGCGTCAGCTCTGCCTCTCGTCGTCTCTGGTCGGCATTGTGGAGTCGGCGGAGACCTCACAACGGGTGACGCCAATCGGGCCGTGGTCGATGCCGCGAGAGCGGCAGCTCCGATCGGTGCGATTGTGAATGCCGTGGGCATCTCGCCGAAAGACGATGGGCACAAACGGGCATTCTTCGACATCTCTGAGGGGGAGTGGGATGCGGTTCTGGCCGTGAACCTGAAGGCTCCGTTCCTGCTGGCGCAGCAAGCATATCCGCACCTTCCGGAGGACGGATCTGCGTCGATCGTGAACGTACTGTCGATCGTCGCGTGGATGGGCACTGGCGGTTCGGTTGATGCCTCGTTCCCACCGAACATCCCATCGTCGGCGGCGTACGCGGCTTCAAAGGGTGGTCTGCGTATTTTGACAGCATCCCTTGCCCGAGAGTTGGCCCCGAAGCGCGTCCGCGTCAATGGGGTTGCCCCCGGGTTCGTCGCGACGCCGATGATGGCCGCGGTTCCAGAACACAACGTCAGCGAGCTCGCGGCCCAAGTGCCCCTCCAACGCTTCGCGACGGCAGACGAGGTCGCCGACGCCGTTGACTTCCTCGTCGGCGATCGGGCGTCGTACATTACGGGGGAAAGCATTGCGGTGAACGGCGGGTGGCACACGCTTTGA
- a CDS encoding SDR family NAD(P)-dependent oxidoreductase: MPRIAFIAGGTSGIGRATAERLVRDGWAVAIGGRDHDRGRSVVSEVEAVSADSALLAVSLDTRDDESVSSAVADVIARYGALDAVVNCVGAAPSGTFDQISTAEWASAIDSKAIGAVRVMQAALPHLRASSAGRIVNVAGTAGKEPGAAMAVAGAANSAMLALTRAAATQLAPEGITVNAVAPGPTQTGRWDSLVAATGERDHLTVAEADEKLRSGMPTKRPTDPDEVAALIAFLLSPEAGHIMGAAIPVDGGQSKGY, from the coding sequence ATGCCACGCATAGCCTTCATCGCTGGAGGCACAAGCGGCATCGGGCGCGCGACCGCTGAGCGGCTCGTTCGAGACGGCTGGGCGGTCGCGATCGGAGGAAGAGACCATGATCGTGGCCGCTCCGTCGTCTCCGAAGTCGAAGCGGTATCGGCGGATTCAGCACTATTAGCAGTTTCACTCGACACTCGAGACGATGAATCTGTTTCCTCCGCTGTGGCTGACGTCATTGCCAGATACGGTGCGCTCGACGCAGTCGTGAATTGTGTCGGGGCAGCGCCATCCGGCACCTTTGACCAGATCAGCACCGCTGAGTGGGCTTCCGCCATAGATTCGAAGGCCATCGGCGCTGTGCGCGTGATGCAAGCTGCGTTGCCTCACCTGCGTGCCTCGTCGGCGGGACGCATCGTGAACGTCGCGGGCACGGCGGGTAAAGAACCCGGAGCAGCTATGGCTGTAGCGGGCGCAGCAAACAGCGCCATGCTCGCTCTGACGCGAGCCGCGGCAACTCAACTGGCTCCGGAGGGAATCACCGTCAACGCGGTCGCGCCGGGGCCGACGCAGACAGGTCGCTGGGACTCGCTCGTCGCAGCTACCGGCGAGCGTGACCATCTCACTGTGGCCGAGGCCGACGAGAAGCTGCGTTCCGGGATGCCCACGAAGCGACCAACCGATCCCGACGAGGTCGCTGCTCTTATCGCTTTCCTTCTCTCGCCTGAGGCGGGTCACATTATGGGAGCCGCCATCCCCGTCGATGGCGGCCAATCGAAAGGATACTGA
- a CDS encoding MFS transporter, which translates to MSNRTTSPETEELKALNESLVSKRQERRAVASGALGSALEWFDFAIYGALSATIFPSLFFSGLGESGALLASFATFFVGFLARPLGAVVCGFLGDRFGRRPVLLGSFVAMGIASLLIGLLPTGQGIFIATVLVVLRFIQGFSLGGEATGAQLMTMEHAVGSRRGILGSFMNIGSPISQVLANVLLAVLSATLTQEAFESWGWRLPFIAAIFLALIGLYIRIQLEETRAFKVQQEAAATQKKVNGLTVLKTQPFTVIRMILQWAPFAQTFYIIAIYGLSFMTNQGGFTEADSFTTLMIANFVSIFCGVFGGWTSDRIGRKPVMWIGCAAMFVGSLGFFPAVNSGSLVLSIMAATIALGGVQLGFGAQPALFAEQFPTATRFTGSALSLNFATLIFAAPAPYIAAWLAQLGGEHSYWLVMGVNLGVIIMSAIVTIFISDKNRHRDLAAFLSHRD; encoded by the coding sequence ATGTCCAATCGAACTACGTCGCCCGAGACGGAAGAGCTGAAGGCGCTCAATGAGAGCCTGGTCTCGAAACGGCAAGAGCGACGCGCCGTCGCATCTGGTGCGCTCGGCTCGGCACTCGAATGGTTTGACTTCGCCATCTACGGCGCCTTGTCGGCCACGATCTTCCCCTCATTGTTCTTCTCCGGGCTCGGTGAAAGTGGTGCACTTCTAGCGTCGTTCGCTACGTTCTTCGTCGGCTTCCTTGCACGTCCTCTCGGAGCGGTGGTTTGCGGATTCTTGGGCGACCGCTTCGGCCGACGACCTGTGTTGCTCGGCTCATTCGTCGCTATGGGCATCGCATCGCTGCTCATTGGCCTGTTGCCGACAGGTCAGGGCATCTTCATTGCCACAGTGCTCGTTGTTCTGCGCTTCATCCAAGGATTCTCTCTCGGTGGTGAGGCAACGGGGGCGCAGCTCATGACCATGGAGCACGCGGTTGGATCGCGACGCGGCATCCTTGGCTCGTTCATGAATATCGGATCGCCCATTAGCCAGGTGCTGGCGAATGTTCTGCTCGCGGTGCTCTCCGCAACGCTCACGCAAGAGGCGTTCGAATCCTGGGGCTGGCGTCTTCCGTTCATTGCGGCAATCTTTCTCGCGCTGATTGGCCTCTACATTCGCATTCAGTTGGAAGAGACACGCGCGTTCAAGGTGCAGCAGGAGGCTGCTGCAACACAGAAGAAGGTCAACGGCCTGACCGTTCTGAAGACGCAGCCGTTCACGGTCATCCGCATGATTCTGCAGTGGGCGCCGTTCGCGCAGACGTTCTACATTATTGCCATCTACGGACTGTCGTTCATGACCAATCAAGGTGGATTCACCGAGGCAGACAGCTTTACCACGCTGATGATCGCCAACTTCGTGTCAATCTTCTGCGGTGTCTTCGGTGGCTGGACAAGCGACCGCATTGGACGTAAGCCGGTGATGTGGATTGGCTGTGCTGCCATGTTTGTCGGGTCACTCGGGTTCTTCCCCGCCGTGAACTCCGGTTCGCTTGTGCTGAGCATCATGGCGGCGACGATTGCACTTGGCGGTGTGCAGCTCGGATTCGGAGCACAGCCGGCACTCTTCGCCGAGCAGTTCCCAACCGCAACTCGCTTCACCGGCTCGGCACTGTCACTCAACTTTGCAACACTCATCTTTGCCGCGCCGGCTCCGTACATCGCCGCCTGGCTTGCTCAGCTGGGTGGCGAGCACTCGTATTGGCTGGTCATGGGCGTCAACCTGGGAGTCATCATCATGTCGGCCATTGTGACTATCTTCATCTCCGATAAGAACCGTCACCGTGACCTGGCCGCGTTCCTCTCACATCGCGATTGA
- a CDS encoding FAD-dependent oxidoreductase, which translates to MPFRALVPVGSENVVTAGRCLSADGPGFASVRTMATCIAMGQGAGTAAALNAQYGYSMSEMNFGELRSRLIAQEAVVDIDNCVSPMSGAMLTGSEK; encoded by the coding sequence ATCCCATTTCGTGCACTTGTGCCGGTCGGCAGCGAGAATGTGGTGACTGCGGGGCGTTGCTTGAGCGCCGACGGCCCAGGGTTCGCATCAGTGCGCACGATGGCGACGTGCATCGCAATGGGGCAGGGCGCCGGTACCGCAGCGGCCCTGAACGCGCAGTACGGATACAGTATGTCGGAGATGAACTTCGGGGAACTGCGTTCGCGCCTGATCGCGCAGGAAGCCGTGGTCGACATAGACAACTGCGTCTCACCGATGTCTGGTGCGATGTTGACTGGGAGCGAGAAATGA
- a CDS encoding NAD(P)-binding domain-containing protein, whose product MTELIIGLGPIGAAVGERLLARHRDVAGFEIDNNRAQALADETGVAVASQPHDVPWRTVDAVYIAVRMADQLEKALTMLREHAMERLTIVVLTTLAPSDAARILSSTPTSWRVFEAPLSGGPQGARDGSMSLMLAGPEPSDTDLSRFDDMAERLFWTSRYGQPSLLKLLNNTLGAYNALATAAMLDLAVEHDVSAQQFLDVVNASSGQSWMSTNFDNFHYPMLFKDAGLLIGDIGKTPTIALGDRPAHEATIEHARLTAFGSR is encoded by the coding sequence ATGACAGAGCTCATCATCGGCCTCGGCCCGATTGGTGCCGCAGTCGGCGAACGATTGCTCGCGCGACACCGAGACGTGGCAGGCTTTGAGATTGACAACAACCGTGCGCAAGCTTTGGCCGACGAGACCGGAGTGGCCGTCGCATCCCAACCCCACGATGTGCCATGGAGAACAGTCGATGCAGTGTACATCGCTGTGCGTATGGCGGATCAGCTTGAGAAGGCACTCACGATGCTCCGGGAGCACGCGATGGAACGACTAACGATCGTCGTGCTCACAACACTTGCTCCAAGCGATGCCGCCAGAATTCTCTCGTCAACACCCACATCATGGCGCGTGTTCGAAGCACCACTCTCTGGAGGGCCTCAGGGGGCACGCGACGGGTCAATGTCACTCATGCTTGCAGGGCCCGAGCCGTCGGACACCGACCTCTCTCGGTTTGATGACATGGCCGAACGGCTCTTTTGGACTTCACGCTACGGACAGCCATCGCTGCTCAAGCTCTTGAACAATACGCTTGGCGCATATAACGCTCTGGCAACAGCGGCGATGCTAGATCTGGCGGTCGAGCATGATGTCTCTGCGCAGCAGTTCCTCGACGTTGTGAACGCCTCGAGCGGACAGAGTTGGATGAGCACGAATTTCGACAATTTCCACTACCCAATGCTGTTCAAGGACGCCGGGCTGTTGATCGGCGACATCGGGAAGACACCCACAATCGCACTTGGTGATCGTCCAGCACACGAAGCCACCATCGAGCACGCACGTCTTACCGCTTTCGGAAGCCGCTAG
- a CDS encoding transporter substrate-binding domain-containing protein translates to MSQQKSQPKMKTKKSRRFHASLGAGAAILALFTVTACSSGESTDQDSLEAALADGVLTVGVKFDTRPFGYIPEGQSSVAGFDVDLAAAVADELGVEVEFVQVNSQNRILNLNSGKVDVLMASMLRTPERDESIDFSIDYFSDGQSLLVPEGSEIESINDLGPESTVAVVQGTPEEQTLLENAPEGTSTVTYQSWPDALQSLYRGEAEAVTTTVGILYGLKVSSDAAGQPVEIVGEPFADGPIAAGFRDGDVEFVDAFNGALLDLQDDGTYEEIYLKWWSKALPDVYKITES, encoded by the coding sequence ATGAGCCAGCAGAAGAGCCAACCGAAAATGAAGACAAAGAAGTCACGACGCTTCCACGCCTCACTGGGCGCAGGTGCAGCAATCCTCGCATTATTCACGGTCACCGCTTGCTCTAGCGGAGAGTCAACGGATCAGGATTCCTTGGAGGCAGCGCTCGCAGATGGGGTACTGACCGTTGGTGTGAAGTTTGATACGCGACCGTTCGGCTACATCCCAGAGGGGCAATCATCTGTGGCCGGGTTCGACGTTGACCTCGCGGCCGCCGTCGCAGATGAGCTCGGTGTGGAAGTCGAGTTTGTGCAGGTGAACTCGCAGAATCGAATCCTCAATTTGAATAGCGGCAAGGTCGATGTGCTGATGGCCTCTATGCTTCGGACACCTGAACGAGACGAGTCGATCGACTTCTCGATCGACTACTTCTCAGACGGGCAGTCACTACTCGTACCCGAGGGATCTGAGATCGAGAGCATTAACGACCTCGGGCCCGAAAGCACGGTTGCGGTTGTGCAGGGCACTCCGGAGGAGCAGACACTCCTTGAGAATGCTCCAGAGGGCACGTCCACGGTCACGTACCAATCCTGGCCAGACGCTCTGCAATCGCTCTATCGAGGCGAAGCCGAGGCCGTGACAACGACGGTTGGGATCCTATACGGGCTGAAAGTTTCGTCAGACGCAGCAGGGCAGCCTGTGGAGATAGTTGGGGAACCCTTTGCAGATGGGCCGATTGCGGCCGGGTTCCGTGATGGAGACGTCGAGTTCGTCGATGCGTTCAACGGCGCGCTTCTTGATCTTCAAGATGACGGCACTTATGAGGAAATTTATCTCAAATGGTGGAGTAAGGCGCTCCCGGACGTCTACAAGATCACAGAGTCATAG
- a CDS encoding fumarylacetoacetate hydrolase family protein has product MRIVSFTLDGSPRWGVVDGDRVLAAPASMPSLKRALREHGLDVLRQAVEPYPTTAVTILTPVPDADKILCVGLNYLDHIAETGRETPAHPVVFARFADSLVGNHASLIAPRESVSFDFEGELAVVIGRTGRRIAAERAHDYILGYSILNDGSIRDFQKQTHQYTPGKNFDASGAFGPVIVTPDEIGELAGHRITTTLNDDVVQQSDLGQLCFDVPELIARISTWTTLRPGDVIATGTPGGIGAARDPQLWMFPGDRIEVSIDGIGTLSNPVVEDDDQIAV; this is encoded by the coding sequence ATGAGAATCGTCTCATTCACCCTTGACGGCTCACCGCGCTGGGGAGTCGTAGACGGTGATCGCGTGCTGGCTGCGCCTGCGTCGATGCCGTCGCTCAAACGGGCGCTTCGCGAACACGGTCTCGACGTGCTGAGACAGGCTGTCGAGCCCTATCCAACGACGGCGGTGACAATCCTTACACCCGTGCCTGACGCCGACAAGATTCTTTGCGTCGGCCTCAACTACCTCGACCACATTGCCGAGACGGGACGTGAGACGCCGGCCCACCCCGTCGTGTTCGCCCGGTTCGCTGATTCACTTGTGGGAAACCACGCGTCACTCATCGCGCCTCGCGAGAGCGTCAGTTTCGATTTTGAAGGCGAACTCGCCGTCGTGATCGGGCGCACGGGCAGGCGAATCGCCGCAGAACGAGCGCACGACTACATTCTCGGATACAGCATCCTTAATGATGGGTCGATTCGCGATTTCCAGAAACAGACACACCAGTACACACCCGGTAAAAACTTCGATGCGTCCGGGGCGTTCGGACCCGTTATCGTCACGCCAGACGAGATTGGAGAGCTCGCGGGTCACCGCATCACCACAACTCTCAACGATGACGTGGTGCAGCAATCCGATCTTGGTCAGCTTTGCTTCGACGTTCCCGAACTCATCGCCCGCATCTCTACATGGACAACCCTTCGGCCGGGTGACGTCATCGCCACGGGCACACCGGGCGGCATTGGCGCTGCCCGCGACCCTCAACTATGGATGTTTCCGGGAGATCGGATCGAAGTGTCGATCGATGGCATCGGCACCTTATCGAACCCCGTCGTCGAAGACGACGACCAGATCGCTGTGTGA
- a CDS encoding IclR family transcriptional regulator, whose protein sequence is MAETLQSVTHALRALKLLRRNPSMGVSDLASELGVGVSTAHRLLATLVNEGFVRQSLGRKYELGSEMLGTSSAIEHCAEVSAPVMRRLRDASGETVHLSIVRGTETFFLSAVESNAAVRVMTRVGEKPPAHSTAAGKVLLASLSRSHFEELYSAPNLARKTEHTIEDRAVLWRELQHVAESGFATNRAESEIDMCAIAVALRRPEGNPVCALSLAAPLSRINPTRQENVTDDEARLLEYLRASAAKIEELLAY, encoded by the coding sequence ATGGCAGAAACGCTGCAATCGGTCACACACGCGCTGCGCGCACTCAAACTGCTGCGGCGCAACCCATCGATGGGAGTGAGCGATTTGGCGTCCGAACTTGGAGTCGGCGTATCAACGGCGCACCGCTTGCTCGCCACCCTCGTGAACGAGGGATTCGTGCGTCAGAGCTTGGGCCGCAAGTACGAACTGGGTAGCGAGATGCTCGGCACGTCTTCTGCGATCGAGCACTGCGCCGAGGTTTCCGCTCCGGTCATGCGGCGACTGAGGGATGCCTCAGGAGAGACGGTGCACCTGTCGATTGTGCGCGGCACCGAGACCTTCTTCCTCAGCGCCGTCGAGTCGAATGCAGCAGTGCGCGTCATGACACGTGTGGGCGAGAAGCCGCCAGCGCACTCGACCGCAGCGGGCAAGGTGCTGCTCGCAAGCCTGAGCCGTTCACACTTCGAGGAACTCTATTCTGCACCGAACCTGGCTCGGAAGACAGAGCACACAATCGAAGACCGTGCTGTGCTCTGGAGGGAGCTACAGCACGTCGCCGAATCTGGTTTCGCCACGAACCGAGCCGAATCAGAGATTGATATGTGCGCGATCGCGGTCGCGCTCCGCCGACCAGAAGGGAACCCCGTCTGCGCACTTTCGCTTGCTGCGCCGCTCTCGCGAATAAACCCGACTCGCCAGGAGAATGTCACTGACGATGAGGCGCGGTTGCTTGAGTATCTCCGAGCCTCCGCCGCAAAAATCGAAGAACTCCTGGCGTATTGA
- a CDS encoding SDR family NAD(P)-dependent oxidoreductase, with translation MAAMKHVIVTGAGGGIGSALVGDLLEDGYVVTGIDASVESSERLQDRFPGVTAFQADVTHSSEVDRAVEQAMDAHGVPHGLVNLAGDNRLKPLEDITDSDWRHLVDANLSSAFYLCRAVMPRMREAGGGRVINTSSIFGVRGVNNDAAYAAAKAGVVGLTRALATEFGPARVTVNAIAPVVVLTERVKKMPKEHLDKQLSTIPLGRFSTERDVNATIQFLLSDGGSFYTGQTFSPNGGDTMP, from the coding sequence ATGGCAGCGATGAAACATGTCATCGTCACCGGGGCCGGAGGCGGCATTGGTTCCGCTCTTGTTGGTGATCTGCTTGAGGATGGATACGTCGTCACAGGAATCGATGCGTCCGTTGAGTCCAGCGAACGGCTGCAGGATCGCTTCCCGGGAGTGACCGCGTTTCAGGCCGATGTCACGCACAGCAGCGAAGTCGACCGAGCCGTCGAGCAGGCCATGGATGCGCACGGAGTTCCCCACGGACTAGTGAACCTCGCCGGGGATAACCGTCTCAAGCCCCTAGAAGACATCACCGACAGCGATTGGCGACACCTCGTCGACGCGAACCTCTCATCGGCCTTCTACCTGTGTCGAGCGGTGATGCCTCGGATGCGTGAGGCCGGCGGAGGGCGGGTCATCAATACCAGCTCGATTTTCGGCGTGCGAGGCGTGAATAACGACGCTGCGTACGCAGCCGCAAAGGCGGGAGTCGTTGGCTTGACTCGGGCACTAGCCACTGAGTTTGGCCCTGCACGAGTGACGGTAAATGCGATCGCGCCCGTCGTTGTTCTCACTGAACGAGTGAAGAAGATGCCCAAAGAGCATCTCGACAAGCAACTCTCGACGATTCCGCTCGGGCGATTCAGTACGGAGCGAGACGTCAATGCGACCATCCAGTTTCTGCTGAGCGATGGTGGCAGCTTTTACACGGGGCAGACGTTCTCACCCAACGGTGGAGATACGATGCCCTGA
- a CDS encoding IclR family transcriptional regulator has product MVVDSLGVETSDDYTIASLDVGLRALDFVLIRDRTTVGELAAHMGIGRSRAHRILRTLELRGYVSPSSSGRGFVAGPAIMRMGMPGATSPSERYAHRPVLECVREKTGEDVHAAVLTGDRVMVTEGRRSPRTPSIGLRIGMVAPAHAMAGGKLLLSLLDDGQVLSLLPMRLARLGPRTIVDRTVLLDELSVTRERGWAMALQESERDVDSIAVLLGGRTWRDRVALVVSCPTHRGGEKRLRELAAIALQAAGGPCEVPITQTSEGEDGCL; this is encoded by the coding sequence ATGGTCGTAGATTCACTGGGCGTCGAGACTAGCGATGATTACACCATCGCTAGTCTCGACGTCGGGTTGCGAGCGCTCGACTTCGTGCTCATCCGCGATCGCACGACAGTTGGAGAGCTTGCGGCCCACATGGGTATCGGTCGCTCGCGTGCGCACCGGATCCTGCGCACACTCGAATTGCGCGGATACGTCTCTCCGTCCTCGTCGGGTCGAGGCTTCGTTGCCGGGCCAGCGATTATGCGCATGGGAATGCCGGGCGCGACGTCCCCGAGCGAGCGATACGCGCATCGCCCAGTTCTTGAGTGCGTGCGAGAAAAAACTGGTGAAGACGTGCATGCCGCCGTTCTTACTGGTGATCGGGTGATGGTCACCGAGGGGCGCCGTTCGCCGCGCACGCCGAGCATTGGCCTCCGAATTGGCATGGTTGCACCAGCTCATGCGATGGCTGGGGGGAAGCTGCTGCTGTCGCTTCTCGACGACGGACAAGTGCTCAGCCTTCTACCGATGCGCCTGGCGAGACTTGGGCCGCGCACGATCGTCGATCGCACGGTTTTGCTTGATGAATTGTCGGTTACCCGTGAGCGCGGCTGGGCCATGGCGCTGCAGGAATCCGAGCGTGACGTCGACTCGATCGCGGTGCTGCTCGGCGGACGAACCTGGCGTGACCGTGTCGCGCTTGTGGTGTCGTGTCCTACGCACAGGGGAGGCGAGAAGCGCCTTCGCGAGCTGGCCGCCATCGCACTTCAGGCAGCCGGTGGGCCGTGTGAGGTACCGATTACGCAAACGAGCGAAGGAGAAGATGGATGCCTCTGA
- a CDS encoding amino acid ABC transporter ATP-binding protein, whose product MVIRFDGVNKWFGEYQALRDINFEIDEGEVVVILGPSGSGKSTLLRTINGLDGISSGSLTVDGVSVNSPKSNLNALRAEIGFVFQQFNLYPHMSILDNVMLAPVKLRRMSKSEATDRARKLLQRVGIPEQADKYPAQLSGGQQQRVAIARGLVMSPKMMLFDEPTSALDPEMIKEVLDVMADLAEGGMTMAVVTHEMNFARKVADRVVFMDAGQIIEVRTPDEFFEDPHHDRTKDFLSKVLAV is encoded by the coding sequence ATGGTGATCCGTTTCGACGGCGTGAACAAGTGGTTTGGTGAGTATCAGGCACTACGAGACATCAACTTTGAGATTGACGAAGGCGAAGTCGTTGTCATCCTGGGGCCTTCGGGGTCTGGGAAAAGTACGTTGCTGCGCACTATTAACGGGCTCGACGGCATCAGTAGTGGATCTTTGACTGTCGACGGTGTCTCCGTGAACTCTCCGAAGTCGAACCTCAACGCGTTGCGGGCCGAAATCGGCTTCGTCTTTCAGCAATTCAACCTGTACCCACATATGTCGATCCTCGACAACGTCATGCTTGCTCCGGTGAAACTGCGACGCATGTCGAAAAGCGAGGCGACGGATCGGGCGAGGAAGCTCCTCCAGCGAGTCGGAATTCCTGAGCAGGCTGACAAATATCCCGCGCAGTTGTCCGGAGGGCAACAGCAACGTGTGGCGATCGCTCGTGGGCTCGTGATGAGTCCGAAGATGATGCTATTCGACGAGCCGACTAGCGCACTAGACCCGGAGATGATTAAAGAAGTCCTCGATGTCATGGCTGATCTGGCCGAGGGCGGAATGACCATGGCAGTAGTCACGCATGAAATGAACTTTGCGCGCAAGGTTGCGGATCGCGTTGTGTTTATGGATGCCGGGCAGATCATCGAAGTTCGAACACCCGACGAGTTCTTCGAGGACCCGCACCATGATCGCACAAAGGATTTCCTGTCGAAGGTGCTTGCGGTTTGA